In the Chromobacterium sp. ATCC 53434 genome, CCGTGCCGTACTGGGCGCTGACGACCAGATTGCTCAGCGTCAGCGTATTGGTACAGGTGTAGTGGATCACCCCCCATTTTTTGCCGGAGTACTGGCTGCGCACCTGATAGCCGAGGCCGGACACGACGATATGGGCCACGCCGCTGGCATCCGGACTTATCGTCAGCTGCGCGTTGCCGCTGACCGTCCCGCTCTGGAAGCTGGCGCCGTTCTGCGCCACCAATTGCGCCACCGGCCCGTTCAATGCCTGCTGCAAATCGGCGGACAGGCCCTGCAGCTGAGTGGCCACCTGCCGCAACGGCCCCATGGCCTTGGCGTCCTCGCCATAGCTCAACACGCCGCCGCCATAGCTGACCGTCGCCAGGTACTGGTCCGAAAGCACTCTCGGCACCCAGTCCGCCTGCGCGCCGCCGGCCACCGACAGGCCCGCCAGGAAAATTACCGTACGCATCATGATGAATGTTCCTTTGTATAAATGGTGAATATCTTCACATCGATATCATGTCCATTTTATACCATTGTCATTTCAACAAAAAGAACAACATCATGACGCCATCCGCGGGAACGGAACGGCCTGGACCCTGACCGCGGCTACAACCGCGACCAGTCGCGCCCCAGCCGCACCAGGTTCCGTTGCAGCGCCTGCCGGCTGCCTTGCAGGCAGACCCGCCATCGCTCGCCCGCGCCGGCATGCTGCGGCAGATGCAGACAGATCTGCTCCAGCCAGGCAAAGCGGGCCGAACAGCTGTCATGGCACAGCGCGATGCCATCGGCGCAACCGCGCCTGGCCAGCCGCGCCAGCTTGTCCGGCAACGGCGCCGGCCCCAGGCAGACGCGGGCGCCGTAGAACAGGCTGGAACGCCAGAAGCGCTGCTGACAACGCCAGCCGTCCAGCAGGCAGGACCAGCTGTTGGCGGGAAACTCCGTGCACCACCATAACGTATGCTTCATCGCGCCCTCCATTTTGTGCACTGCACAATAACCGTTATACCCGCTGCCGGACCTTATCGCCAGCCACTTGTGAGCGCGCATAAAAAAACCGGCGCACGCGGCGCCGGCACAGGGCAGTCAGACTCGGGAAAACGATTTACAAGGTCACCCAGCGCGGCCGGGTCAGCATGTCGGCTTGCAGGATGTCGTCCAGTTGCTCGCGGCTCAGCAGGCCATGGGCCAGCACCACCTCGGCGACGCTGCTGCCGTTGGCGTGCGCCTCGGCGGCGACGCGGGTGGCGGCCTCGTAGCCGATCACCGGATTCAGCGCGGTGACCAGGCCGATCGAGTTTTCCACGCTCAGACGCAGCCGCTCGCGGTTGGCGGTGATGCCCTTGACGCAGTGCTCGGTCAGCGTGCCGCAGGCATTGGCCAGATGGGTGGCGCTGCGGAACAAGCTGTAGGCGATCACCGGCTCGAAGGCGTTCAGCTGCAGCTGGCCGGACTCGGCGGCCATGGTGATGGTAACGTCGTTGCCGATCACCTCATAGGCAACCTGGCTGACGACTTCCGGAATCACCGGATTGACCTTGCCCGGCATGATGGACGAGCCGGCCTGGCGCGCCGGCAGATTGATCTCGCCGAAGCCGGCGCGCGGGCCGGACGACAGCAGGCGCAGGTCGTTGCAGGTCTTGGACAGCTTGACCGCCGCGCGCTTGATCACGCCGGACAACTGGACGAAAGCGCCGCAGTCCTGCGTGGCCTCGATCAGATTCGGCGCGGTGATCAGCTGGCTGCCGACCAGCTCCGACAGGTGCTGGCACACAAGCCGGGCGTAATCCGGGTGGGCGGTGATGCCGGTGCCGATCGCCGTGGCGCCGAGGTTGATCTCCAGCATCAGCGCGCTGGCTTCCTTCAAGCGCTGTTCGTCCTCGCCCAGCATCACGGCGTAGGTCTGGAATTCCTGGCCCAGCGTCATCGGCACCGCGTCCTGCAGCTGGGTGCGGCCCATTTTCAGGACATCCTTGAATTCCTCGGCCTTGTCCGCGAAGGCCTGGCGCAGCGTCTCCATCCGCGACACCAGCTTCAGCACGCCCCAGAAGGCGGCCAGGCGCAGCGCGGTCGGGTAGACGTCGTTGGTGCTCTGGCACAGGTTGACATGCTCGTTCGGGTGCAGATGCTGATATTCGCCCTTGACGTGGCCCAGCAGCTCCAACGCGCGGTTGGCGATCACCTCGTTGGCGTTCATATTGGTGGAAGTGCCCGCCCCGCCCTGGATCACGTCGACGACGAACTGGTCGTGCAGCTTGCCGGCGCGAATCTCCTCGCAGGCGTCGACGATGGCCTGCGCCAGCTTGGGATCGAGAATGCCGAGATCGCGGTTGGCCTGCGCCGCCGCCTGCTTGATAGAGGCCAGCGCGCGGATCAGGTCGCCGTAGCCGGCGATGGTCTGGCCGGTGATCGGGAAGTTCTCGATGGCGCGCAGCGTGTGCACGCCCCAGTAGGCGTCGGCCGGCACATCGCGGTTGCCGAGCAGGTCGTGTTCGATACGGGTGGACATCTGGAGGGGCTCCTCAGCAATGGCCGTCATGCGCGGCCTAGAATGCCCCGCACTGTATGCCCGCCCTACAGACTTGACCAATTCCGAATGGAGATGGGGTCATGCGGAAAATGCATAACCTTGCGCCAGCCTTGTCCGGCGCGGCTTGCCTTAGAGCCTGTTCAAAGGCTAGCGAGCTCACGCGAGACAAGGCGAAAACAGCTGAAGAAGCGGAGTGTACATACGGTACATGAGCATTCTGAAGCGGTACTCACCGTGCCACCTCTCGCGACGCGCAGCAGACTTTGAACAGGTTCTTAGACTTCCGGGTAATGCTCGGCCAGATAGTCCCACAGGTCCTCCAGCGCCGCGCGGCCGCGGCGGTGGTCGCAATACAGCCTCACTTCCATCTCCACGCTCCACTCGTCGCCGCCGGCCGCGGCCAGCCGGCCGGCCTCGCACTCGGCCGCCACCGCGCTCTCCGGCAGAAAGGCCAGGCCGTGGCCGGCCAAGGCCATCTGCTTCAGGCCCTCGGCCATATCGGTCTCGTAACGCAGCGACAGATGCGCCGGTTCCGGTCCGCCGACCAGCAGCAAATCGCTCATCAGCCGGAAATAGGCGTTGCTGGCGTAACCGAGGAAGGGCAACGGCGCCTCGGCGCGGCCCGGCAGCGCGTAACGCGCCTCTCCGCCATCGGCCGGCGCATATGGCCTCAGCCGCTCGACGCCCAGCCGCAGGCCGCCGTAGCGCGCCTCGTTCAATTCCACCGGCTGCTTCGGATGGTGGTAGCACATCAGCAGGTCGCTGCCGCCCTCGACGAAGGCCAGCACCGCATCGTGGACGTTGCTGGCCTGCAGTCGGCAGGACAGATGGCCGAAACCGGCCTCGACCTCGGTCAGCCATTTGGGGAAGTAGGAGAACGACAGCGTGTGCGGCACCGCGAACTCCAGCGTGCCCTGCGGCAGCGGCTGCAGGCCGCGCAGCATGGTGCGGGTGGTGTTCAGCTGAGCCAGCAGCGGCACCGCCTGCTCGCGTAGCAGTTTGCCGGCGGCGGTGAGCTTGGTGGGATAGGTGGTGCGGTCTATCAGATCGGCGCCCAGCCAGCTCTCCAGCGCGCGGATGCGGCGCGAGAACGCCGGCTGCGTCAGGTGGCGCAGCTCGGCCGAGCGGGTGAAGCTGCCGGTATCGGCCAATACCAGGAAGTCTTCCAGCCAGCGGGTTTCCATCGCGGTGGTCCAGATTCGGGATGCCCGATGTTACACCGGCGGGACGTGGGCCGTCCTCGCGCGCCGCGCACAAAATGCCAACACTTCCGCCTTTGACGCAGGCTTCGCATCGGTGCACATTGCAAGCATGCGCTCTCTTGCCCTTCCCCCACACCAGCGGCCCTGGACCGGCCGCGCGCTGGCGGTCGGCGCCAGCGGCCTGTTGCATCTGCTGGCGCTGCTGTGGCTGCAAACCGGGCAGAATCCTCCCGCTTCGACCGATCAACCCCCGCTGCGGATCAAGATACTGCCGATCACCCTGGCGGCCGAAACGCCCGCCGCGCCAACCCATGCGCGCGCGGCCGCGGCCCGACGCGCCGCGCCTCGCATCGCCACTCCCTCCCATCCGCGGGCGGGCGGCCAAGTTTCCCGCCCATCCCGGCCCGGCCGCCGCGAAGCCAGCGCGGGAAGCGGCGAGGCGCGCGTCACCATCGAGGGACTGCGCCAGCAGATGCGCCGCCTGACGCCGGAAAACCCGAACGCCAAGCCGCTGCCGGAGAACCCCGAGAAAGCCAGATTGGCGCGCGGCATCGAACGGGCGGAACGCGCCGACTGCAAGCATGCCTACGCCGGGCTGGGCCTGCTGGCCGCGCCTATGCTGTTGAAAGACGCGCTGGATAAAGACAACGGCTGCAAGTGGTAGCTTGCAGCCGTTGATCGCGGAGATGGAAAACCGTCAGCGCTGCAGCGTCACCCAGTCCTGGGTGGCCTCGGCGGCCTGGAACTCGTGCACCGCCTCCCGCATCAGCGCGAACGCCGCCGGCGCGTCCAGCCGCCCGCAAGCGTCGGATAGCCGCGCCAGCAGCGAGGCCATCTCGTCGGCGGACAGATGGTATTCCTGGGCCCGCATGATGCGGGCGTGATCGGTCGGCAACACCTCGTCGCCGATCAGCAGTTCCTCGTACAGCTTCTCGCCCGGCCTGAGCCCGGTGATGCGGATCTCGATGTCGCCGCCCGGCTGGCTGTCGTCCCTCACCTCCAGCCCGGACAGATGCACCATGCGCCGCGCCAGGTCTATGATCTTCACCGGCTCGCCCATGTCCAGCACGAACACGTCGCCGCCGTCGCCCATCGCGCCGGCCTGTATCACCAGTTGCGCCGCCTCCGGTATCGTCATGAAGTAGCGGGTGATGTCGGCGTGGGTCAGCGTAATCGGGCCGCCGGCCTTGATCTGGCGGCGGAACAGCGGCACGACGGAACCGGAGCTGCCCAGCACGTTGCCGAATCGCACCATGACGAAGCGGGTGCCGCTGCCGCGCGCGTGGCGGGTCTGCAGCGTCAGCTCGGCCAGGCGCTTGGTGGCGCCCATCACATTGGTCGGCCGCACCGCCTTGTCGGTGGAGATCAGCACGAAGGTGTCGACGCCGCAGTCCTCGGCGGCGCGTGCCGTCGTGTCGGTGCCGAAGGCGTTGTTGACGATGCCGGCCACCGGATTGTGCTCCACCATCGGCACATGCTTGTAGGCGGCGGCGTGGTAGACCGTCTCGACGCGGAAGGCGCGCATCGCCTGGGCCAGGCGCTCGTAGTCGGTGACCGAGCCCAATAGCGGCGTGCGCGGTATCTGCGGCGCCAGCTGCGCCAGCTCCTGATCTATGCTGTACAGCGCGAATTCCGACAACTCGAACAGCACGATGCGCGCCGGGCGGTTCTTGACGATCTGCCGCGCCAGCTCCGAGCCTATCGAGCCGCCGGCGCCGGTCACCATCACCACCTTGCCCTGGATGTTGCGCGCCAGCAGATCAGCCTTCGGCGGCACCGGATCGCGGCCCAGCAGGTCCTCGATCTCGACCTCCTTCAACTCCTCGACCCGCGCTTCGCCGGATACCAGATCGGCCATGCCGGGCAGGCGCTTGATCGGCACTCTCAGCTTCTCCAGCGCTTCCAATATCTCGCGCTGGCGGCCCCGGCCGACCGACGGCATCGCCAACAGGATGCACTTGGCCCGCGTGTCCTTGACCAGCGCCGGCAACTCCTCCGGCGCGTGCACCGCGACGCCGCGGTAGGTGCGGCGGCGCAGCTCCGGATTGTCGTCGACGAAGGCCATCGGCCGGTATTCGCGGCCGGCCTGTAAGGCCAGCATCAGCTGCACGCCGGCCTGGCCGGCGCCGTAGATGATGACCGGATCGCGCGGCGCCTCGGTGGCGTCTATCCGCCGTACCAGGCCGCGCAGCAGGAAGCGGCTGCCGCCGATATAGGCCATCGCGAACACCCAGAAGATGATCACCGAGGCGCGCGGCATCGCCCAGATGTGGAACATCTGTATCACCGCCTGCAACACCAGCACCGACAGCGTCACCCCCGAAAACACGGTGAGGATGATCTTGTCGTCCAGGTACTTCAGCACCGCGCGGTACAGGCCCAGCCTGACGAAGATCGGGATCGCCCACAGCGGCGGCACGATGAAGATCCACAAATGCGGGTTGAGCTTGGGGTCCCAGTAGCCGCCCAGACGCAGGAACACCGCGCTCGACAGCGCCAGCGGCAGCAATAGCGCATCCATCAGCGCCAGCATCGCCATCTTGTTGTGGCGGGAAAAGGCCAGCAGTTTTTCAAGCATCGTCATTCTTTCGCGTCCGCCAGCCGCTGATACACGGCATCCGGACAGCATTCCTCGTTATCATGGCCATCGCCCAGGCTCAGCAGCGCAAAGCCCCGCGCCTCGTAGAAGCGCCGCGCGCCGGCATTGGCCTGGAACACGTGCAGCCGGCAGGCTTGCGCCGGCCGCGACAGCGCTCGCTCCAGCAAGGCCCCGCCCACACCGGTTCCCCGCTGTCCGGTCGCAATATACAGCTGGTCCAGCCACAGCACGCCGTCTTGCATCGAAGATGCGGCGAATCCTATGGTCTCGCCGTCCCGCTCGGCCAGCCAGACGCCGCCGGCCGGCAGCAGCGCGTCGGCGAACCAGGCCCGCACGGCCTCGTCGGCGTGCGCCAGCGGCGCGTAGGGCATCTCGCGGCGGCAGGCCAGGTAGATGGCCGCCAGCGCCGGCGCGTCGTCGGCTTCCGCCGGGCGGATGGCCATCGTCATCGGCTGACGATCTTCATCAGCGTGGCGACGATGATGCGGATGTCTTCCCCAAGGCTGTGCGTTTCGGCGTAGCGAACGTAGTAGCCGAGCTTTTCCGGCAGCACCTCGTCGATGTAGGCGCGCTCCGGATCGGCGGCGCGGCCCAATATCTCGTTCTCGTCTATCATCTTGATCGACGCCCAGTCTGTGATGCCGGGGCGCACCGACAGCACCACATCCCTCGCCTCGTCCGGATAGTGGGCCACGTACTTCGGCACCTCCGGCCGCGGACCGACCAGGCTCATGTCGCCGAACAACACGTCGATCAATTGCGGCAGCTCGTCCAGCTTGGTCTTGCGCAGCAGCCGGCCGGCACCGGTGACGCGGCTGTCGGCGCCGACGGTCAGCTGGCCGTGGCGCTCGGTGTTCACCTGCATCGTGCGGAACTTGTGGATGCGGAACAGCGCGCCGCCCCGCCCCACCCGCACCTGGCGGAAAAACACCGGCCCCGGCGAGTCCAGCTTGACCCACAGCGCCACCGCCAGCAAGGGCAGCGCCAGCACGGCGAGGCCCGCGCCGGCGGCGGCGATGTCGAACAGCCGCTTCAGCAGCCGCGAGCCATGGCGGCGCGGCCGGCAGCACGGCGGCAACAGCGCGCCGCCGCGATTGTCGCCCGGCTGGCTCATGCGGACAGGATCTCGCGCACCGCGGCGATGACGCGGGTCTGGTCATCGTCGGTCATCCGCGTGTACAGCGGCAGCGTCACTTCCGCCTCGAAGGCGGCGTCGGCCACCGGGAATTGCTCGCGCGTCAGCTGGTAGCCGTCGCGCCACACCGGCTGGCGGTGCAGCGGGATGAAGTGCACCGAGCAGCCTATGCCCTTCTCCGCCATCCGCGCGATGAAGTCGTCGCGGGACACGCCGGCCTCCGGCTTGATGCGCACCGGGTACAGATGCCAGGCGTGATTGCTGCCCTCGTCCTTGGCGCGCGCCGGCAGGATCAGCGGCAGGCCGGCCAGCTCGCGGTCGAAGCGCTGGGCCATCGCCTCGCGCTTGTCGTAGAAACCGCGGATCTTCTTCAGCTGATGGATGCCCATCGCCGCGGCGGTGTCCGGCATATTGTATTTGTAGCCCGGGGCCACCACCTCGTAGAACCAGGCCGGGGTCTTGGACACGTAGCGGTCGAAGGCGTCGCGGCTGATGCCGTGCAGGCGCATCACCTTGCAACGGGCGATGATGTCCTTGTTCTTCGACACCACCATGCCGCCCTCGCCGGTGGTCATGGTCTTGTTGGCGTAGAAGCTGAACACGGTGACGTCGGAGTCCAGCGTGCCGACCAGCTTGCCCTTGTAATAGGTGGGCATCGCGTGGGCGGCGTCCTCGACGATCTTCAGCCCGTGCTCGCGGGCGATGGCGACGATCTCGTCCATGTCGCAGGCCAGGCCGGCGAAGTGCACCGGAATGATGGCCTTCGTCTTGGCGGTGATCGCCGCGCGGATCGCGTCCGGACGGATGTTGAAGGTGGCGGCGTCGACGTCGACGCACACCGGGTGCGCGCCCAGATAGCGCACCACTTCGGCGGTGGCGGTGAAGGTGTAGGACGGCACGATGACCTCGTCGCCTTCCTTGACGCCTATCGCCTCCAGCGCCAGGTGCAGGCCGGCGGTGGCCGAGTTGACGGCGATCGCCTCGACGCCGTCGCCGAGGAAGGCGGCAAAATCGGCCTCGAACTGCTTGGTCTTCGGGCCGGTGGTGACCCAGCCCGATCTCAAGGCATCGACCACTTCGTTGATCTCTTCGTCGCCGATGTCCGGCAAGGCGAACGGCAGGAATTTTGTTTCGCTCATCGTTTTCTCTTTCGTCTTTGCGCGGCCGCTCTCGGCCGCCGTCCATGTCCATCGCCGCGCGCCGCTGATGACCCGCCGCTCGCAAAATCGTCTATCCGCGTGGGCAAATCTCCGATTTGCCCACCCTACAACGACGCGGCCCCTCGCGGGCCTAGATCGTAGGGTGGGCAAGGCCGAAGGTCTTGCCCACGCGCAACTTACTCGCCAAACCCGCCGCGTTCGGCTTTGCCAGCCCAATCCGGCGGCAAACGCCCATCTCGCACCCAAGCATGAAAGCTTGAGTACGGCCAATCCTTTAACTGCGCCACCAGACCATGCTTAAGCGGATTGCCATGGATGTAATCGACATGGCGCCGCATATCGTCATCGTCGCGGATCTGGTGCTCCCAATAACGGCGTTGCCAGATGCCTTTGTCCCGGTGCGCCACCTTGCTGGCGCTGCGCGCCGCCGCCTGGGGCAGGCCCCGCGAAAAACCGCTCTTGATCAGGCTCCATCGAGCGGCATAGTCGCCATCATCGATGGGCAATTGCCAAATCGCGTGCAGATGATCGGGCAATATACAAATCGCCACCGTCTCGAAGGGACGCGCTTGCCACACCCGCCGATAGACGCTACGCAAACGGTCAACTTCCCGCACCAGCAGGCCGGAACCACGCTGGGCCAACACCACGGTGAAAAAATACGCCCCTCCCGCCATCGATGCCCGACGGTAATGCGACATGGCATTCCCCCTGAGTTTTCCGCATGGGTAACGCCCTATTCTACGAGTTTGCAGAATCATTTGTCCGCGTGGGCA is a window encoding:
- a CDS encoding transposase encodes the protein MSHYRRASMAGGAYFFTVVLAQRGSGLLVREVDRLRSVYRRVWQARPFETVAICILPDHLHAIWQLPIDDGDYAARWSLIKSGFSRGLPQAAARSASKVAHRDKGIWQRRYWEHQIRDDDDMRRHVDYIHGNPLKHGLVAQLKDWPYSSFHAWVRDGRLPPDWAGKAERGGFGE
- the aspA gene encoding aspartate ammonia-lyase; amino-acid sequence: MSTRIEHDLLGNRDVPADAYWGVHTLRAIENFPITGQTIAGYGDLIRALASIKQAAAQANRDLGILDPKLAQAIVDACEEIRAGKLHDQFVVDVIQGGAGTSTNMNANEVIANRALELLGHVKGEYQHLHPNEHVNLCQSTNDVYPTALRLAAFWGVLKLVSRMETLRQAFADKAEEFKDVLKMGRTQLQDAVPMTLGQEFQTYAVMLGEDEQRLKEASALMLEINLGATAIGTGITAHPDYARLVCQHLSELVGSQLITAPNLIEATQDCGAFVQLSGVIKRAAVKLSKTCNDLRLLSSGPRAGFGEINLPARQAGSSIMPGKVNPVIPEVVSQVAYEVIGNDVTITMAAESGQLQLNAFEPVIAYSLFRSATHLANACGTLTEHCVKGITANRERLRLSVENSIGLVTALNPVIGYEAATRVAAEAHANGSSVAEVVLAHGLLSREQLDDILQADMLTRPRWVTL
- a CDS encoding nucleoside-diphosphate sugar epimerase/dehydratase, with the protein product MLEKLLAFSRHNKMAMLALMDALLLPLALSSAVFLRLGGYWDPKLNPHLWIFIVPPLWAIPIFVRLGLYRAVLKYLDDKIILTVFSGVTLSVLVLQAVIQMFHIWAMPRASVIIFWVFAMAYIGGSRFLLRGLVRRIDATEAPRDPVIIYGAGQAGVQLMLALQAGREYRPMAFVDDNPELRRRTYRGVAVHAPEELPALVKDTRAKCILLAMPSVGRGRQREILEALEKLRVPIKRLPGMADLVSGEARVEELKEVEIEDLLGRDPVPPKADLLARNIQGKVVMVTGAGGSIGSELARQIVKNRPARIVLFELSEFALYSIDQELAQLAPQIPRTPLLGSVTDYERLAQAMRAFRVETVYHAAAYKHVPMVEHNPVAGIVNNAFGTDTTARAAEDCGVDTFVLISTDKAVRPTNVMGATKRLAELTLQTRHARGSGTRFVMVRFGNVLGSSGSVVPLFRRQIKAGGPITLTHADITRYFMTIPEAAQLVIQAGAMGDGGDVFVLDMGEPVKIIDLARRMVHLSGLEVRDDSQPGGDIEIRITGLRPGEKLYEELLIGDEVLPTDHARIMRAQEYHLSADEMASLLARLSDACGRLDAPAAFALMREAVHEFQAAEATQDWVTLQR
- a CDS encoding sugar transferase, whose protein sequence is MSQPGDNRGGALLPPCCRPRRHGSRLLKRLFDIAAAGAGLAVLALPLLAVALWVKLDSPGPVFFRQVRVGRGGALFRIHKFRTMQVNTERHGQLTVGADSRVTGAGRLLRKTKLDELPQLIDVLFGDMSLVGPRPEVPKYVAHYPDEARDVVLSVRPGITDWASIKMIDENEILGRAADPERAYIDEVLPEKLGYYVRYAETHSLGEDIRIIVATLMKIVSR
- a CDS encoding DegT/DnrJ/EryC1/StrS aminotransferase family protein, with the protein product MSETKFLPFALPDIGDEEINEVVDALRSGWVTTGPKTKQFEADFAAFLGDGVEAIAVNSATAGLHLALEAIGVKEGDEVIVPSYTFTATAEVVRYLGAHPVCVDVDAATFNIRPDAIRAAITAKTKAIIPVHFAGLACDMDEIVAIAREHGLKIVEDAAHAMPTYYKGKLVGTLDSDVTVFSFYANKTMTTGEGGMVVSKNKDIIARCKVMRLHGISRDAFDRYVSKTPAWFYEVVAPGYKYNMPDTAAAMGIHQLKKIRGFYDKREAMAQRFDRELAGLPLILPARAKDEGSNHAWHLYPVRIKPEAGVSRDDFIARMAEKGIGCSVHFIPLHRQPVWRDGYQLTREQFPVADAAFEAEVTLPLYTRMTDDDQTRVIAAVREILSA
- a CDS encoding GNAT family N-acetyltransferase, with protein sequence MTMAIRPAEADDAPALAAIYLACRREMPYAPLAHADEAVRAWFADALLPAGGVWLAERDGETIGFAASSMQDGVLWLDQLYIATGQRGTGVGGALLERALSRPAQACRLHVFQANAGARRFYEARGFALLSLGDGHDNEECCPDAVYQRLADAKE
- a CDS encoding LysR substrate-binding domain-containing protein, whose amino-acid sequence is METRWLEDFLVLADTGSFTRSAELRHLTQPAFSRRIRALESWLGADLIDRTTYPTKLTAAGKLLREQAVPLLAQLNTTRTMLRGLQPLPQGTLEFAVPHTLSFSYFPKWLTEVEAGFGHLSCRLQASNVHDAVLAFVEGGSDLLMCYHHPKQPVELNEARYGGLRLGVERLRPYAPADGGEARYALPGRAEAPLPFLGYASNAYFRLMSDLLLVGGPEPAHLSLRYETDMAEGLKQMALAGHGLAFLPESAVAAECEAGRLAAAGGDEWSVEMEVRLYCDHRRGRAALEDLWDYLAEHYPEV